One genomic region from uncultured Subdoligranulum sp. encodes:
- the ppdK gene encoding pyruvate, phosphate dikinase has translation MSKKFLYLFKEGHDAFGGDQTTMKNILGGKGAGLAEMTHAGMPVPQGFTITTEACTQYYADNREINDEIKADIFKYMGILEEQTGKTFGSVDNPLLVSVRSGARQSMPGMMDTILNLGLNDQAVEGLAKKTNNPRFAYDCYRRFIQMYSDVVMELGKSFFEERIDAMKERKGVKQDVELTADDLKELVKEFKQIYREKQGSEFPQDPKEQLIGAVKAVFRSWDNPRANVYRKMNEIPYEWGTAVNVQQMAFGNSGMRSGTGVAFTRNPATGEKKLMGEYLINAQGEDVVAGIRTPSPISKLHEEMPEVYDQFVEIATRLENYYKDMQDMEFTIEDGKLFMLQTRNGKRTAQAALRIACDLVDEGVISEQTAVLRVEPKQLDTLLHPQFDAAALKAAEAIGKGLAASPGSACGRVVFSAEDAEEKVKDEAWKRVVLVRLETSPEDIVGMQVSQGILTVRGGMTSHAAVVARGMGTCCVSGCGNDNDVVIDYDAKTISINGHLFHEGDWMSIDGSTGNIYEGQIATVASTENANFKRFMAWADAARQMKVLTNADNPRDAQNAVDMGAEGIGLCRTEHMFFAEDRIKAVREMICARTVEERKTALAKVEPYQEADFIAMYRIMGDRPMTIRYLDPPLHEFLPTKPEEIEALAKDMGMTTEELNNVVVSLHEFNPMMGHRGCRLCVTYPEIAEMQTNAVIKAALKVSAETGKMITPHIMIPLVGEVKELKYVKDVVVKTADKLIAEAGVDMKYQIGTMIEIPRAALTAGEIAKEADFFSFGTNDLTQMTFGFSRDDAAKFLTAYYDTKIYESDPFQHLDQVGVGKLIKMAAHDGRETNPNLGLGICGEHGGDPSSVEFCHNVGLDYVSCSPYRVPIARLAAAQAAIKNPRK, from the coding sequence ATGAGCAAGAAATTCTTGTACCTGTTCAAAGAGGGCCATGACGCCTTCGGCGGCGACCAGACCACCATGAAGAACATTCTGGGTGGCAAGGGCGCCGGCCTGGCCGAGATGACCCACGCCGGCATGCCGGTTCCGCAGGGCTTCACCATCACCACCGAAGCCTGCACCCAGTATTATGCCGACAACCGCGAGATCAATGACGAGATCAAAGCGGACATCTTCAAATACATGGGCATTCTGGAGGAGCAGACCGGCAAGACCTTCGGCTCCGTGGACAACCCGCTGCTGGTGTCTGTCCGTTCCGGTGCCCGTCAGTCCATGCCCGGCATGATGGACACCATCCTGAACCTGGGCCTGAACGATCAGGCTGTGGAAGGCCTGGCCAAGAAGACCAACAACCCCCGCTTCGCCTATGACTGCTACCGTCGTTTCATCCAGATGTACTCTGATGTCGTTATGGAGCTGGGCAAGAGCTTCTTCGAAGAGCGCATCGATGCCATGAAGGAGCGCAAGGGCGTCAAGCAGGATGTGGAGCTGACTGCCGACGATCTGAAGGAACTCGTCAAGGAGTTCAAGCAGATCTACCGCGAGAAGCAGGGCAGCGAGTTCCCGCAGGATCCCAAGGAGCAGCTGATCGGTGCCGTCAAGGCCGTCTTCCGTTCCTGGGACAACCCCCGCGCCAACGTTTATCGTAAGATGAACGAGATCCCCTACGAGTGGGGCACTGCCGTCAACGTCCAGCAGATGGCGTTCGGCAACTCCGGCATGCGTTCCGGCACTGGCGTTGCGTTCACCCGTAACCCCGCCACCGGCGAGAAGAAGCTGATGGGCGAGTACCTGATCAACGCCCAGGGCGAGGATGTCGTGGCCGGTATCCGTACTCCTTCTCCCATCAGCAAGCTGCATGAGGAGATGCCCGAGGTCTACGATCAGTTCGTTGAGATCGCTACCCGCCTCGAGAACTACTACAAGGATATGCAGGACATGGAGTTCACCATCGAGGATGGCAAGCTCTTCATGCTGCAGACCCGTAACGGCAAGCGTACCGCCCAGGCTGCTCTGCGGATCGCCTGCGACCTGGTGGACGAGGGCGTTATCAGCGAGCAGACTGCTGTTCTGCGCGTTGAGCCCAAGCAGCTGGACACCCTGCTGCATCCCCAGTTTGACGCTGCCGCTCTGAAGGCCGCCGAGGCAATCGGCAAGGGCCTGGCTGCTTCTCCGGGATCTGCCTGCGGCCGTGTGGTCTTCTCTGCGGAGGACGCCGAGGAGAAGGTCAAGGACGAGGCCTGGAAGCGCGTCGTTCTGGTCCGTCTGGAAACCAGCCCCGAGGATATCGTCGGCATGCAGGTTTCTCAGGGCATCCTGACCGTCCGTGGCGGTATGACCAGCCACGCCGCCGTTGTCGCTCGTGGCATGGGCACCTGCTGTGTCTCCGGCTGCGGCAACGACAACGATGTTGTCATTGACTACGACGCCAAGACCATCTCCATCAACGGTCACCTCTTCCATGAGGGCGACTGGATGAGCATCGACGGCTCCACCGGTAACATCTACGAGGGCCAGATTGCCACCGTGGCTTCCACCGAGAACGCCAACTTCAAGCGCTTCATGGCCTGGGCTGACGCTGCCCGTCAGATGAAGGTCCTGACCAACGCCGACAACCCGCGCGACGCCCAGAACGCTGTCGACATGGGTGCTGAAGGCATCGGTCTGTGCCGTACCGAGCATATGTTCTTCGCCGAGGACCGCATCAAGGCTGTCCGCGAGATGATCTGCGCCCGTACGGTGGAAGAGCGCAAGACCGCTCTGGCCAAGGTCGAGCCCTACCAGGAGGCCGACTTCATCGCCATGTACCGCATCATGGGCGACCGTCCGATGACCATCCGTTATCTGGATCCGCCTCTGCATGAGTTCCTGCCCACCAAGCCCGAGGAGATCGAGGCTCTGGCCAAGGACATGGGCATGACCACCGAAGAGCTGAACAACGTGGTTGTCAGCCTGCACGAGTTCAACCCCATGATGGGCCATCGTGGTTGCCGTCTGTGCGTCACCTATCCGGAGATCGCCGAGATGCAGACCAACGCCGTCATCAAGGCTGCCCTGAAGGTCAGCGCCGAGACCGGCAAGATGATCACCCCGCACATCATGATTCCTTTGGTTGGCGAGGTCAAGGAGCTCAAGTACGTCAAGGATGTCGTCGTCAAGACCGCCGACAAGCTCATCGCTGAGGCTGGCGTTGACATGAAGTACCAGATCGGTACCATGATCGAGATCCCGCGTGCTGCCCTGACCGCCGGCGAGATCGCCAAGGAAGCTGACTTCTTCAGCTTCGGCACCAACGACCTGACCCAGATGACCTTCGGCTTCAGCCGTGACGACGCTGCCAAGTTCCTGACTGCCTACTACGACACCAAGATCTACGAGAGCGATCCGTTCCAGCATCTGGACCAGGTTGGCGTTGGCAAGCTGATCAAGATGGCTGCCCACGACGGCCGCGAGACCAACCCGAACCTGGGTCTGGGCATCTGCGGCGAGCATGGCGGCGATCCCTCCAG
- a CDS encoding UDP-N-acetylglucosamine diphosphorylase, giving the protein MSTAKENFELAQQRYTATFERHLNNGVEFISRDVYIDPEVEIAPGATILPGCILRGKTVIGAGCVIGPNTLLEDTVVEEGSTINASQCYQSHIGPNNKIGPFTHVRTGTKTAEGCHLGAYVETKNADFAEGNTVSHLTYIGDATVGKYCNFGCGTVTCNYDGEGKFHTTIGDYVFIGCNTNLVAPVTVGDHAFTAAGSTIGKDVPAGALGIERAKQVNIDAWGEHKLEKYIAKKQKLEADKRKG; this is encoded by the coding sequence ATGTCTACCGCCAAAGAAAATTTTGAACTGGCGCAGCAGCGTTATACTGCCACCTTCGAGCGCCATCTGAATAACGGTGTGGAATTCATCAGCCGCGATGTCTACATCGACCCCGAAGTGGAGATTGCCCCGGGGGCCACCATCCTGCCCGGCTGCATCCTGCGGGGCAAGACCGTCATCGGCGCCGGCTGCGTCATCGGTCCCAACACCCTGCTGGAGGATACCGTGGTGGAGGAAGGTTCCACCATCAACGCCAGCCAGTGCTACCAGAGCCACATCGGCCCCAACAACAAGATCGGGCCCTTCACCCACGTGCGCACCGGCACCAAAACCGCCGAGGGCTGCCACCTGGGCGCCTACGTGGAGACCAAGAACGCCGACTTTGCCGAGGGCAACACGGTCAGCCACCTTACTTATATAGGCGATGCCACCGTGGGCAAATACTGCAACTTCGGCTGCGGCACCGTCACCTGCAACTACGACGGCGAGGGCAAATTCCACACCACCATCGGCGACTACGTCTTCATCGGATGCAACACCAACCTGGTGGCGCCGGTCACGGTGGGCGACCATGCCTTCACGGCCGCTGGTTCCACCATCGGCAAGGATGTGCCCGCCGGGGCGCTGGGCATCGAACGGGCCAAGCAGGTCAACATCGACGCCTGGGGTGAACACAAGCTGGAAAAGTACATTGCCAAAAAGCAGAAGCTGGAGGCCGACAAACGAAAGGGTTGA
- a CDS encoding YccF domain-containing protein translates to MRLLGNLLWFLLGGWLSALGWAAAGVLWCITVIGIPVGLQCFKFASLSLFPFGKEVLYGGGAPSLLLNIIWLIVTGLPMAVAHAAWGCLLCITIIGIPFGLQYFKIARLALFPFGSRIVEVL, encoded by the coding sequence ATGCGCCTTCTTGGCAATCTTCTGTGGTTTCTGCTGGGCGGATGGCTCAGCGCCCTGGGCTGGGCCGCGGCCGGTGTGCTGTGGTGCATCACGGTCATCGGCATTCCGGTGGGGCTGCAGTGCTTCAAATTTGCCTCATTAAGCCTGTTTCCCTTCGGGAAAGAGGTGCTGTACGGCGGCGGGGCTCCTTCCCTGCTGCTGAACATCATCTGGCTGATCGTGACCGGGCTGCCCATGGCGGTGGCCCACGCGGCGTGGGGATGCCTGCTCTGCATCACCATCATCGGTATCCCCTTCGGCCTGCAGTATTTCAAGATCGCGCGGCTTGCCCTGTTCCCCTTCGG